The sequence GCCACCCCTCCGTCGGGGAGGTCCGCGGCCTCGGCGCCTTCTGGGCGCTGGAGCTCGTACGGGACAAGGAGACGCGGGAGCCGCTCGTCCCGTACAACGCCTCCGGCACCGACAACACGCCGATGGCCGAATTTGCGGCCGCCTGCAAGGCGTCCGGCCTGTGGCCCTTCGTCAACATGAACCGCACGCACGTCGTCCCCCCGTGCAACATCACGGAGGCGGAGGCCAAGGAGGGCCTGGCCCTCCTGGACGAGGCGCTGACGGTCGCCGACCGGCACACCACGGCCGGCTAGCGGGCGGCAGCCGGAAGGCGAGCGGTGGTGGCTGGTTCACGTCCACATAACGGGCATTAAATCCGCATATCGGCCACCAACCGTTCGGTTTCGGCCTTGCGGCCTGGCCTAAGGTGTCCGGAGTCCTACGACAGGAGACCGACCCCTATGCCAGGCAGCGGAGCTGTCACCCGCAACACACTTCGCCAGCAGATCGCGGACGCGCTGCGTGACGAGGTGCTCGCGGGACGTCTGCCTCCGGGTACCGAGTTCACGGTCAAGCAGATCGCCGAGCAGTACGAGGTCTCCGCGACCCCCGTACGCGAAGCCCTCGTGGACCTCTCCGCCCAGGGGCTGCTCGAGCTGGTCCAGCACCGGGGCTTCCGGGTGCGGGTCTACTCCGTGGACGACTTCCGGGGCATGGTCGAGGCCCGCTCGCTGGTCGTGGACGGCATCTTCCGGCGGCTGGCCGAGCGCGGCACCGCGCCCGGGGCCGGCGAGATGCTGGTGTCGGTGCGCCGCCGCGCCGAGGAGGCGCGGCGGGCCGCGCACAGCGGTTCGCTGGAGGTGCTGATCGGCTACGACCTGCGCTTCTGGCGGGAGCTGAGCGGGCTGGTCGGCAACACCTACATCTCCGAGTTCCTGCACCGCATCCGGGTGCAGTGCTGGGTCTTCGCCGTCCCGCACCTCCAGCGCGAGCCGCAGCTGCGGGCCGCCCTGTGGGACCGGCACAGCGAGCTGGTGGACGCCGTGACCCTGGCGGACGCCGACGAGGTACGACGCCTCGTGCAGGACTACAACCAGCACGGGCTGGACTGGGCCGCCGAGCTCTAGGGCGTCACCTGGGTCCTGCCCGCGTGCCGCCGGGTTCAGGGCGCGACCTGGGTCTTGCCCGCGTGGGCGGAGTCCCGCGCGACCGGGTTCTGCGCACCCCTTCGCGGAGCGTGTCCGGCGCACTACGCTGGCCCGATCGGCGGCAACGACTGATCGGAGGCCGCGTGGCCTGTGACCTGTGGCTGGTCCCCCTTGTCGATGTGCTGTGCCACAGCCCCGACAACCCCTTCGCGGAAGAGATCGCCTCGTACGACAAGGCGCTGGGCGAGGCCGGGCTGCCGTCCGTGCCCGTGTTCGCGTACATGCCGGGCCTGAGCGGGGACGTGGCCCCGGTCGCCGGCTTCGACTACGACGCCCTGCATTTCCTGAGGCGGGCGTACCTGCTCCAGATCTGCGGGCTGCCGGTGACCCCGGTGGACGAGCTGGGCGGGGACTACGAGCAGCTGCTGGAGATGTTCGAGCCCACGGCCCAGCAGTCGCACCTGGTGTGGCACTACGACCACGCCGGGGCGTACGTACCGGTGGACTTCGCGGCTCCGCTGGCGAACGAGGAGCTGTTGGCCGGGGGCGGTCCGCTGGGGTCCGCGCAGGGGCTGCTGCGGGAGCTGGCGTTCGTGGCCCCCGCCATCGGGATAGACCCGGGGAATCCGCCCGCGGCGCCGGCGCCGCCTGGCCGACCGACCTCGCTGGAGGAGTCCGCGGGGCCGATCCCGTACGACGACAGCCCCTTTGCGCGGGAGCGGCACGTCTGGCTGGGGCTGCACGCGGCGGCTACGCGGAGTCTTGGGCAGGGCTCGATGATCATCTTTAGCTGACCGGGTTTTTTTGGGGGCGGGGGGGCGGGGGTTCCGGGGGCGGTGCGTGCGGCTGGGCCTGTGGCTGTGCCTGCGCCTTTGCCTGTGCTGGGTGCGGGGCCGGTGGGTGGGTGCGGGTGGGGGTGCCGCTGCGCGGAGCTGGTCCCCGCCCCGCCCTTCCTCCGTTCCCCGGGGCTCCGCCCCGGGCCCCGCGCCTCAAACGCCGGCGAGGCTGATAGGTCCCCAGGCCCCGCGCCTCAAGCGCCGGTGGGGCTGGAAGGGGGCCCTCGCGGTGGGGCTGGGGAGAGTCCCTGGACTCGGGTTCAGCGGGGCTGTTCCGGGGGGCGTTGGCGGGGCATGTTCGGGCGGGTGCCGGGGGGGAGGGGGAAGCGGGCCGGGGGGACGTACGCGTCCGAGCGGGCCCCGGAGGCGCCCAGGGACTGCATCACCAGCGGCGCGGGCCCGGCGCGGAATTCCACCATCCAGTCCGCTGTCTCCGAGCGCACCAGCTCGGTGATGTCCTCCGAGAAGCGCCGCAGCACGGTCAGGCAGCGCTCGGCGGCCTCGCTCGCCGTGCCCTCGGTGGGCCCGAGGACCTCGCGGACGTTCTCCGAGGCCCAGTCGAACTGCAACGTCTGGAGCCGCCGCTGCACCGCCTGCGCGGTCGCCACGTTCCGCATCCACCCGGACGTCAGGCCGAAGAACCGGTCGCAGCCCAGCGCGGCGGCGCCGAACAGGAGCGCGAGGTACCCGTACGCCGACGCGCCCGGCACCGAGCCCGTCAGCTCCAGCAGCGGCAGCGCGGACCCCGTGACAGCGCCCACGGCCGCGCAGGCCCGCAGCACGCGGGCGCCCAGGCGCTTGCGCGCCCGGTCGGACAGATACCACTCTGCGGTGCGCAGCGCATCGGCCTCGACCCGGCGGTAGAGCTCGTCGAGCCGCTCGGCAGGCTCACCCCAGTCCCCGAGGGGGAACGGCCGTCCGGTCAGGTCGCCCGCCGCCATCGGCCCGTCGCCCTCCTCCCGGGGATCCCGGGGTGGCCCCTCGGGCTGCATCTCCGGCTGGCTCACCCGGCACTCCCTCTGCCTGCGCTGACGTGTGGTGGTGCGCGTGTGCGCAATGGTGCGCATGCTCTTCCTACCTTCGATTGACGTGCGGTGGACGACGAATCCCCGGTTTTCCGCCCGCAAGGAGGTCTCCAGCAGGTACGCGTACGTCCCGTCTCTCACTCGAAAGAGTTGGTCCTCTCGGCGTAGGGCGCGGCGCCCGGGGAGCACGTAGGCTCGGATTGACCAAGAGCTTTCCGAAGGTATGGAGTGAGTGCCCTGTGATTCCCGGTGGTGGCCAGCCCAACATGCAGCAGCTGCTCCAGCAGGCCCAGAAAATGCAGCAGGACCTCGCCGAGGCCCAGGAGGAGCTCGCGCAGGCCGAGGTCGACGGCCAGGCCGGCGGCGGCCTGGTCAAGGCGACCGTGACCGGCTCCGGTGAACTGCGCGCCCTGGTGATCGACCCGAAGGCCGTGGACCCGGAGGACACCGAGACCCTCGCCGACCTGGTGGTCGCGGCGGTGCAGGCCGCCAACGAGAACGCCCAGGCGCTCCAGCAGCAGAAGCTCGGCCCCCTGGCCCAGGGGCTGGGCGGCGGCACCGGGATTCCCGGCCTCCCCTTCTAGCCCCAGCTTGACCCGACCCGACCCGACCCGACCCGAAGACGAAAGAAGGCAGTCCGTTGTACGAAGGCGTGGTCCAGGACCTGATCGACGAACTGGGCAGGCTGCCCGGCGTCGGGCCCAAGAGCGCGCAGCGGATCGCCTTCCACATCCTGCAGGCCGAGCCCACCGACGTCCGCCGCCTCGCGCACGCGCTGCTTGAGGTGAAGGACAAGGTCCGGTTCTGCGCGGTGTGCGGGAACGTGGCGCAGGAGGAGCGGTGCAACATCTGCCGCGATCCGCGCCGCGACCTGTCGGTCATTTGTGTCGTCGAGGAGTCGAAGGACGTCGTCGCGATCGAGCGGACCCGTGAGTTCCGGGGCCGCTACCACGTCCTCGGCGGCGCGATCAGCCCGATCGAGGGCGTCGGCCCGGACGATCTGCGCATCCGTGAGCTGCTGGCGCGCCTGGCGGACGGTACGGTCACCGAGCTGATCCTGGCGACCGACCCGAACCTGGAGGGCGAGGCGACCGCCACCTACCTCGCCCGCATGATCAAGCCCATGGGCCTGAAGGTCACCCGCCTGGCCAGCGGGCTCCCCGTCGGGGGAGATCTGGAGTACGCGGACGAGGTCACGCTCGGGCGGGCCTTTGAAGGAAGGCGACTTCTCGATGTCTGACGCAACGCTGC comes from Streptomyces sp. NBC_01408 and encodes:
- a CDS encoding GntR family transcriptional regulator, translating into MPGSGAVTRNTLRQQIADALRDEVLAGRLPPGTEFTVKQIAEQYEVSATPVREALVDLSAQGLLELVQHRGFRVRVYSVDDFRGMVEARSLVVDGIFRRLAERGTAPGAGEMLVSVRRRAEEARRAAHSGSLEVLIGYDLRFWRELSGLVGNTYISEFLHRIRVQCWVFAVPHLQREPQLRAALWDRHSELVDAVTLADADEVRRLVQDYNQHGLDWAAEL
- a CDS encoding YbaB/EbfC family nucleoid-associated protein: MIPGGGQPNMQQLLQQAQKMQQDLAEAQEELAQAEVDGQAGGGLVKATVTGSGELRALVIDPKAVDPEDTETLADLVVAAVQAANENAQALQQQKLGPLAQGLGGGTGIPGLPF
- a CDS encoding SLATT domain-containing protein, with product MSQPEMQPEGPPRDPREEGDGPMAAGDLTGRPFPLGDWGEPAERLDELYRRVEADALRTAEWYLSDRARKRLGARVLRACAAVGAVTGSALPLLELTGSVPGASAYGYLALLFGAAALGCDRFFGLTSGWMRNVATAQAVQRRLQTLQFDWASENVREVLGPTEGTASEAAERCLTVLRRFSEDITELVRSETADWMVEFRAGPAPLVMQSLGASGARSDAYVPPARFPLPPGTRPNMPRQRPPEQPR
- the recR gene encoding recombination mediator RecR, whose protein sequence is MYEGVVQDLIDELGRLPGVGPKSAQRIAFHILQAEPTDVRRLAHALLEVKDKVRFCAVCGNVAQEERCNICRDPRRDLSVICVVEESKDVVAIERTREFRGRYHVLGGAISPIEGVGPDDLRIRELLARLADGTVTELILATDPNLEGEATATYLARMIKPMGLKVTRLASGLPVGGDLEYADEVTLGRAFEGRRLLDV